Below is a genomic region from Streptomyces ferrugineus.
TGGAGAGGGTGATCACAGGCAGACGCGCGGGATATCACAAGGCCCTCACGTGCTCTTCGCAAAGCGGCGGGCGCGCCCGCATAGCTGACGGACCGTCAGATCGGCGCTACCGTGGCGGACATGGACACCGAGACGACGTTTCCGCTGATCATCTCCGTCGACGACCACACGGTGGAGCCGCCGACGGTGTGGCAGGACCGGCTTCCGAAGAAGTACCTCGACACCGGTCCGCGCATAGTCCGCGCGCCGCTGAAGGAAATGAGCTTCCTCGGCGGCCGGTTCAAGCCCGTCATGGGCCGCCCCGGCGACGAGGGGCCGCTCGGCGACTGGTGGGTGTACGAGGACCTGCACCGCCCGCTGACCCGTCTCGACACCGCCGTCGGCTACAGCAGGGACGAGATCAGGCTCGAGGTCATCACGTACGAGCAGATGCGCCCGGGGTCGTACGACGTCCCCGCCCGCCTCGCCGACATGGACGTCAACCACGTCCAGTCCGCGCTCTGCTTCCCGACCTTCCCGCGCTTCTGCGGCCAGACCTTCACCGAGGCCGCGGACCACGAGCTGGGCCTGCTGGGCGTGCGGGCCTACAACGACTGGATGGTGGAGGAGTGGTGCGGGCCGGCGGCCGAAGGCCGGCTCATACCGCTCACCCTCATCCCCCTGTGGGACGCCGAGCTGGCGGCCGCCGAGGTCCGCCGCAACGCCGCCCGCGGCGTACGCGCCGTCGCCTTCTCCGAGATCCCCCCGCACCTCGGACTCCCCTCCGTCCACACCGACGACTGGGACCCCTTCCTCGCCGCCTGCGACGAGACCGGCACGGTCGTCGCCATGCACATCGGGTCGTCGAGCCGGATGCCCTCCACCTCCGCCGACGCCCCGCCCGCCGTCGGCTCCACCATCACCTTCGCCAACTGCTGCTTCTCGATGGTCGACTGGCTGATGAGCGGCAAGTTCGAGCGCTTCCCGAACCTCAAGGTCATGTACGCCGAAGGGCAGATCGGGTGGATCCCCTACATCCTCGAGCGCGCCGACGTGGTGTGGGAGGAGAACCGGGGCTGGGGCGGGGTCGCCGACAAGGTGCACCGGCCGCCGTCCGAGCTGTTCGCCGACCACGTCTACGGCTGCTTCTTCGACGACGCCTTCGGGCTGAGGAACCTGGACTCGATCGGCGTCGGGAACGTCCTCTACGAGACCGACTACCCCCACTCCGACTCCACCTGGCCGAAGTCCCGCGAGGTCGGCGAGGCCCAGATGGGCCATCTGGACCCGGAGGTCGTCGAGCGGATCGTGCGCGGCAACGCGATCGAACTGCTGGGGCTGACCCCGGACGGCCGCTGGGACGGCGCGGCGCGGTGACTGCGGCGCGGTAATCGAATCGCAATCAAAAACCCCTCAACGGAACCCCGGCCCCGTAGACGTCATCTTCCCCTCCGAGGTGCGAAGCTCTCGTACCAGGCATCAGGTACAAACCTCTACGGGTCGGGGCATTCATGGCTGTCCAGCACGCTCAGGTCGCCGTCGTCGTCATCGGGTACGACGACGTCGCCCATGTGGCGGACGCGGTTCGGTCGGCGCTCGCGCAGGGGCCGGCCGTCCATGAGGTGATCGCGGTCGACGACTGCTCGTCGGACGGCAGCGCGGAGCTGCTGAAGCGGATGGCCGCCGACGAACCCCGCCTGAAGGTGCTCCGGCGCCCCACCAACAGCGGCGGCTGCGGCACCCCGCGCAACGACGGGCTGAACGCCGCGACCTCGCCCTATGTCATGTTCCTGGACAGCGACGACGTGCTCCCGCTCGGCGCCGTCGACACGCTGCTGGACGCGGCCGTGCGGCACGACGCGCCGGTCGCGGCCGGGCTGTGCCTGCGCAAGGAGCTGCCGTCCGGGCGCGAGACGCCGTGGCAGCACGAGCTGTACGCCGGGCGCGCACTGGTCGACCACCCCGCCCGGCGGGTACGCCTGGTGCGCGACACGCTCAGCGTCAACAAGCTCTACCGCACCGACTTCCTGCGCGGGCACGGCATCCGCTTCCCCGAGGGCCGCTTCCCCTACGAGGACTTCGTCTTCACCGCGCGCGTGCTGGCCGCCGCCCCGAGCATCGCGCTCGTCCCGGAGCCGGTGTACATCTGGCACGTACGCCGGTCGGCGGCCCGGCTGTCCATCTCCCTCGACCGCGCGAACATCGCCAACTGGCAGGCCCGGATCGACGCCGACCAGCTCTCGTACGACATCCTGCTGGGCGCCGGCGAGAAGCGGCTGGCGCAGGCGACGCGGGCCCGCTTCCTCGACCACTCGCTGCGGATGTACGCGCGCGAGCTGCATCTGCGCGGCGCGGAGTACCGGCGTGAGTGGTGGACCGTCACACGCGCGTACCTGGCCTCCTTCGACGAGGCCGACTTCGCGTCGGGGCCCGCGCCCGGCCGGGTCGTCGCCCGGGTGGTCCTCGCCTCCGAGGAGCCGTGCGACCTGGGCCGGCTCAAGGAGTTCGCGGCCCGCCCGGCCCGGCTGAACCCGCCGTACGCGCGCGCGGACGACGGCTCCCCGATCTGGTCGGCGCGGCTGCCCCAGGTAGAGCTGGACCACCTCCTGGTCCGCCCGGCGCACCTGCTGCCGGCCGCCGTCGACGCCGCACTGCGGCCACGCGTGCGCGGGACGGTGCTGCGGCTGCGCCTGCACGAGATGTACGGGCGGATGGCGCAGGCGGGACCGGAGGCCGTCGAGGCCCAGTTCGTGGAGCGGGACGACGGCCGGCTGGGATTCTCCGGTACGGCGTCCCTCACGGCCCACCCGGACTCCGACACCTGGTCCGCCGAGTTCCCGCTGGACCTGGCGGCGCTGGGCCGCGGCACCTGGGACCTGAAGCTCCGGCTGTGCTTCAAGGACGGCACCCACCGGGAGATCACCGCGCACGCCGTCGCGGGCGCCGGGCTGCTGAGCCGGCGCGCCCTGCCGAGCCTGCGGCACGCCGTGCTGCTGGTGCAGCCGTACGCCACCCACTCGGGGGCCCTCGCGGTGCGGCTCGCGCCCGGTCTGAGCGGGGTGACGGACGTCGTACGCCGTCGCCTGAAGCGCTTCTTCCGCTGATACGTGACTCTTTCGATGAAGGGCTGTACATGACCTGGCTGATCACCGGTGGCGCCGGCTACATCGGGGCGCACGTCGTGCGCGCGATGCTGGACGCGGGCGAACGAGCCGTCGTCTACGACGACTTGTCCACGGGGATCGCCGAGCGGGTACCCGACGGCGTACCGCTGGTCGTCGGCTCCACGCTGGACGGTGAGCGGCTCGGGCGCGTCATCCGGGACCACGGCATCACCGGCGTCGTCCACCTCGCGGCGAAGAAGCAGGTCGGCGAGTCCGTCGAGCTCCCCCTGCACTACTACCGGGAGAACGTCGAGGGCCTGCGCGTCCTCCTGGAGGCCGTGACGGCGGCGCAGGTGCGGTCCTTCGTCTTCTCGTCCTCGGCGGCGGTCTACGGCATGCCGGACGTCGACCTCGTCACGGAGGAGACGCCGTGCCTGCCGATGTCGCCGTACGGCGAGACCAAGCTGGCCGGCGAGTGGCTGGTCCGCGCCACCGGCCGGGCCACCGGTCTGTCCACGGCCTCGCTCCGCTACTTCAACGTGGCCGGCGCGGCCACCCCCGAACTCGCCGACACCGGCGTCTTCAACCTCGTCCCCATGGTCTTCGAGAAGCTGACGGACAACGCGCCCCCGCGCGTCTTCGGGGCCGACTACCCGACCCCCGACGGCACCTGCGTCCGCGACTACATCCACGTCGTCGACCTGGCGGAGGCCCACGTGGCGACCGCGCGGCGGCTGAGCGCGGTGCCGGGCACGGACCTCACCCTCAACATCGGGCGCGGGGAGGGCGTCTCGGTGCGCGAGATGATCGACCGGATCAACACGCTCACCGGCCACGCCCTGCCCCCCGAGGTCGTGGACCGGCGGCCGGGCGACCCCGCCAGGGTCGTCGCCTCGGCCGACCGCATCGCGGCGGAGCTGGGCTGGAAGGCGCGGTACGGGGTGGACGACATGATCTCGTCCGCCTGGGCGGGCTGGACCTCGAACCACCCCGTGGAGTGAGAGGGCCCCACTGCTGAGGCCCTACCTCTCCAGGAAGCCGAACAGCGCCTCCCACCGCCCCGCGATCTCCTCCGCCCCGTACCTGCGGATGTTCCGCCTCGCCGCCTCGCCCATCCGGTCCCGCAGCTCGGGGTCCGACATCAACAGGTCGAGCTTGCGGGCGAGTTCGCCGGTGTTGCCGGGCCTGGCGAGGAGGCCGTCCTCGCCGTCCTGGATGATCTCGTGGACGCCGGGGGCGCAGTCGAAGGCGGTGCAGGGGACGCCCATGGCCATGGCCTCCATGAGGGCGAGCGGGAAGCCCTCGCCCCGGGAGGACAGCGCGAACACCGAGCCGCCCCGCAACGCGCCCCGCACATCGCCGGTGCGGCCCTTCCACTGCACGGAGTCGTCGAGGCCCAGGGCGGTGCAGTGCTTGCGCAGGATCTCCTCGTCCTCGCCGGAGCCGTAGATCCGCAGGACCCAGTCGGGGTGGCGGGGTGCCACCTCCGCCCAGGTGTCGAGGAGCATGTCGACGCCCTTCTCGTCGCTGAGCCGGCCGATGCTGATGACGGCCCTCTCGGTGCGCGGCGAGGGCTCGTCCGGCAGCCAGGGCACGGCGTTCGGCATGAACGAAGCGTTGTTGAGGCCCGCGCCGATCCACAGGTCGGCGTCCTCGCGGGTGAGGGCGAGCATGCGGTCGACGTTCCGGTAGTGCTTGAGGACCCGCCGGAAGCGCGAGGAGCGCTTCGAGGTCTCGAAGGACTCGTGGCTCATGCCGATGACGGTCAGCCCGCCGGTGTCGGCGACGTTCACCCACTCCATCGCCCACACCTGGGTCACGATGACGACGCCGCCGGGGCGCGCGGCGCGGAAGAGGCCGGTCAGTACGGTGGCCTTCTCCCGCATGCTCGCGTCCCGCGCCCGGCCGGGGGCCGGCGGCTGGCCGGCGTACAGCCGGGTCGTGGGGTAGGGGAGTTCGCCGAGGTCGTGCGGGTCCTCGGGGGTGGTGATGCCGATGACGTGGACGCGGTGGCCGCGCTCGGTGAGGAGCCGGGCCAGCTGGTGGGACCAGCTGGTCACCCCGCCCAGTTCGTCCACGCTGTTGGAGACCAGGAAGACGTCCCGCCCCATCGTGTCCTGCGCCACTGCGCCTGCCTCCACTACGCCTTCCTCCAGTCGGTGAAGAACTCCTCGACGATGCGCTGCGCGGCCGTGCCCTCGTCGTACTCGCCGAAGTCGGCCACGAACCGCTCCCGCGCGGACGCGTACTTGACGCTCTGCTCCTCCAGCGAGGACTCCCGCAGCGTGGAGTGCAGTTCGTCCGCGGTGCGGACGACCGGGCCGGGTGCCCGTTCCAGCAGGTCGAAGTAGGTGCCGCGGCCTTCGTGCACGTACTCCTCGTAGTCGTGCGGGAAGAACAGCATCGGCCGGTCCAGCAGGGCGTAGTCGAACATCACCGACGAGTAGTCCGTGATCAGGGCGTCGGCGAGGGCCAGCAGCGGGGTCACGTCGTGGTGGTCGGAGACGTCGATGACGCGGCCCCGTACGGACGGCGGCAGCACCACGTGGTTGAGGTAGTGGGCGCGGACCAGGAGGACGTACTCGTCGCCGAACTCCTCCGCGAAGCGCTCCACGTCGAAGGGCAGCGCGAAACGGCGCCCGCCCTGCTGGCGGAAGGTGGGGGCGTACAGCAGCACCTTCTTCCCGGCCGGGATGCCCAACTCGGTCGCCAGCGGCGGCCGTTCGGTCGCCCTCCGCGCCCGCACGAGCGCGTCGTTGCGCGGGTAGCCCACCCGCAGCAGCGTCTTCTCGCGCAGCCGGAAGGCCTTGGCGAGGGTGCGCACGTCGTGCTCCGAGCGGATCAGGAAGTGGTCGAAGCGGTCCAGGGTGCGCTGCTGTTCGGCCTGCTCGGCGCGGGACTTGAGCTTCCAGCCGGCCTCGTCGAAGCCCATCCGCTTGAGCGCGGAGCCGTGCCAGGTCTGGATGTAGGTGGTGCCGGGGCGCTTGGTCAGCTTCAGCGGGTAGCTCTGGTTGTCGATCCAGAACTCGGCGCGGGCCAGGGCCTTGAGGTAGGGCAGCGACCAGCGGCGCACCAGCGTGGCGTCGGCGGGGAAGCCCTGCGGGCGGCCGGTGTACGACCACACCGCCTCGAAGTCGAGGCCCTGGCGGCGCATCTCCTCGTAGATCGCCCGGGGGCTGTCGCTGTACTGCCGGCCCAGATGGCTCTCGAAGACCACCAGTCGCTTGCGTACCGGCATGCGCAGGTAGACGTCGTGGTAGACGCGGAGCTTGGTCTCCCCGGAGGTGGCTCGTTTGCGCAGTGCCTTCGCCTTGCGGTAGCCGGCCTTGGCGAGCCGGCCGGGGGTGCCCCGCAGGCCGCGCACGACGAGGTCGTTGGCCTTCTTGCCGGGGACGAGCCGGAAGGCGAGGTGGCCGCGGGCGGAGATCTCCGGCTCGACACGGTCGGCGACCAGCCGGGTCAGGCGCGGGCGCACCGGCACCTCGCCGGTCGCGAGGCCCGGCCGGGTGGCGGTCAGGCGGGTCGTCGTGCGCTCGCCGTCGACGTGCAGGTGGAGCCGTACGTCCCAGACGGCGTCCACGATGCCGAGCGGGCGCAGGCCCTTCGCCAGGTCCGCCGAGGCCGCCCAGGACACGTACGGGCCCTCGTGCCGCACCGTCGCCACCGGGAAGCGGAAGGTCTGGAAGCGCAGTCCCTGGCGGCGGGCGTAGAACTCCAGCTCGGCGGTGAGCCGGGCACCGG
It encodes:
- a CDS encoding amidohydrolase family protein, yielding MDTETTFPLIISVDDHTVEPPTVWQDRLPKKYLDTGPRIVRAPLKEMSFLGGRFKPVMGRPGDEGPLGDWWVYEDLHRPLTRLDTAVGYSRDEIRLEVITYEQMRPGSYDVPARLADMDVNHVQSALCFPTFPRFCGQTFTEAADHELGLLGVRAYNDWMVEEWCGPAAEGRLIPLTLIPLWDAELAAAEVRRNAARGVRAVAFSEIPPHLGLPSVHTDDWDPFLAACDETGTVVAMHIGSSSRMPSTSADAPPAVGSTITFANCCFSMVDWLMSGKFERFPNLKVMYAEGQIGWIPYILERADVVWEENRGWGGVADKVHRPPSELFADHVYGCFFDDAFGLRNLDSIGVGNVLYETDYPHSDSTWPKSREVGEAQMGHLDPEVVERIVRGNAIELLGLTPDGRWDGAAR
- a CDS encoding glycosyltransferase family 2 protein codes for the protein MAVQHAQVAVVVIGYDDVAHVADAVRSALAQGPAVHEVIAVDDCSSDGSAELLKRMAADEPRLKVLRRPTNSGGCGTPRNDGLNAATSPYVMFLDSDDVLPLGAVDTLLDAAVRHDAPVAAGLCLRKELPSGRETPWQHELYAGRALVDHPARRVRLVRDTLSVNKLYRTDFLRGHGIRFPEGRFPYEDFVFTARVLAAAPSIALVPEPVYIWHVRRSAARLSISLDRANIANWQARIDADQLSYDILLGAGEKRLAQATRARFLDHSLRMYARELHLRGAEYRREWWTVTRAYLASFDEADFASGPAPGRVVARVVLASEEPCDLGRLKEFAARPARLNPPYARADDGSPIWSARLPQVELDHLLVRPAHLLPAAVDAALRPRVRGTVLRLRLHEMYGRMAQAGPEAVEAQFVERDDGRLGFSGTASLTAHPDSDTWSAEFPLDLAALGRGTWDLKLRLCFKDGTHREITAHAVAGAGLLSRRALPSLRHAVLLVQPYATHSGALAVRLAPGLSGVTDVVRRRLKRFFR
- the galE gene encoding UDP-glucose 4-epimerase GalE, encoding MTWLITGGAGYIGAHVVRAMLDAGERAVVYDDLSTGIAERVPDGVPLVVGSTLDGERLGRVIRDHGITGVVHLAAKKQVGESVELPLHYYRENVEGLRVLLEAVTAAQVRSFVFSSSAAVYGMPDVDLVTEETPCLPMSPYGETKLAGEWLVRATGRATGLSTASLRYFNVAGAATPELADTGVFNLVPMVFEKLTDNAPPRVFGADYPTPDGTCVRDYIHVVDLAEAHVATARRLSAVPGTDLTLNIGRGEGVSVREMIDRINTLTGHALPPEVVDRRPGDPARVVASADRIAAELGWKARYGVDDMISSAWAGWTSNHPVE
- a CDS encoding glycosyltransferase; translated protein: MGRDVFLVSNSVDELGGVTSWSHQLARLLTERGHRVHVIGITTPEDPHDLGELPYPTTRLYAGQPPAPGRARDASMREKATVLTGLFRAARPGGVVIVTQVWAMEWVNVADTGGLTVIGMSHESFETSKRSSRFRRVLKHYRNVDRMLALTREDADLWIGAGLNNASFMPNAVPWLPDEPSPRTERAVISIGRLSDEKGVDMLLDTWAEVAPRHPDWVLRIYGSGEDEEILRKHCTALGLDDSVQWKGRTGDVRGALRGGSVFALSSRGEGFPLALMEAMAMGVPCTAFDCAPGVHEIIQDGEDGLLARPGNTGELARKLDLLMSDPELRDRMGEAARRNIRRYGAEEIAGRWEALFGFLER
- a CDS encoding bifunctional glycosyltransferase/CDP-glycerol:glycerophosphate glycerophosphotransferase — its product is MSDVAMSVVVIVYNDETRLPTAVRSVLEQSLRGVEVVIVDDHSTDGSYEAARRLADEHPGRVRAYRLPENSGGCGAPRNHGIRQARGEYVLFLDSDDVLERDACRNFLEAAETTGADLVSGMCVRVHVDSRHRKEVKWYPWLYARTRTLDSIAELPDLLVFDTLSTNKCYRRRFLLDAGLEFPVGIHYEDLLFSARAYTAARRITLIPNRVYDWNVVQKADAKSISNRRAEIANFAHRMEMHRRVDALLADKSLPELKFRKDVKFLKHDLVLHLRDLPFRDAAYRQEFAALARAYLTSIDPAAYDEVEPIHAVCAYLLRMSDWDNLLPAVDTLTNRDKVSAPLAERDGRVYWCAEHIDDDPFARQVLDVTELGYHTRPVGKLFPRNELTEYRQEGQGGVVRLAGRITNPLGAIAPGARLTAELEFYARRQGLRFQTFRFPVATVRHEGPYVSWAASADLAKGLRPLGIVDAVWDVRLHLHVDGERTTTRLTATRPGLATGEVPVRPRLTRLVADRVEPEISARGHLAFRLVPGKKANDLVVRGLRGTPGRLAKAGYRKAKALRKRATSGETKLRVYHDVYLRMPVRKRLVVFESHLGRQYSDSPRAIYEEMRRQGLDFEAVWSYTGRPQGFPADATLVRRWSLPYLKALARAEFWIDNQSYPLKLTKRPGTTYIQTWHGSALKRMGFDEAGWKLKSRAEQAEQQRTLDRFDHFLIRSEHDVRTLAKAFRLREKTLLRVGYPRNDALVRARRATERPPLATELGIPAGKKVLLYAPTFRQQGGRRFALPFDVERFAEEFGDEYVLLVRAHYLNHVVLPPSVRGRVIDVSDHHDVTPLLALADALITDYSSVMFDYALLDRPMLFFPHDYEEYVHEGRGTYFDLLERAPGPVVRTADELHSTLRESSLEEQSVKYASARERFVADFGEYDEGTAAQRIVEEFFTDWRKA